In Acidobacteriota bacterium, the following are encoded in one genomic region:
- a CDS encoding DUF481 domain-containing protein, whose product MRRREVLRRRGRRPRPIGATGRHLEVPELRGSGVGRATTADWVRRAALLAMVLWPAQLAAQTPGADTDDDDNPGWDNATELSVVRTGGNAETQTLGFSNTLRVRGAAHRLRLRFDGVRSRTGDERYLTLPPGVRFPLGGTPENFETVVVRPPLDPDVEQYFLEGRYDRELGERFLWHAGASWDRNRDAGIRNRNMIFAGVGNTWADRESLALSTAYGFSYTTREEEETDGFKANRFAGLRINGDYRQQLGTITTLDGALTMNVNMTDRSDYSLNTASGASVAMTDHLSLRVSLQWLYEHQPALEEAAIVARIALRDPDGIPSSGDELFETVVNGGLTVDLGTGRLRKDGLDTILRTALVISF is encoded by the coding sequence GTGCGTCGACGGGAAGTTCTTCGGCGGCGCGGGCGACGTCCCCGCCCGATAGGCGCGACCGGGCGGCACCTGGAGGTCCCCGAACTGCGCGGCAGCGGCGTCGGCCGTGCGACCACGGCTGACTGGGTACGGCGCGCCGCGCTCCTCGCGATGGTGCTGTGGCCGGCGCAACTGGCCGCCCAGACCCCCGGCGCCGATACGGACGACGACGATAACCCCGGCTGGGACAACGCCACCGAATTGAGCGTGGTCCGGACCGGCGGCAACGCCGAGACCCAGACCCTCGGCTTCTCGAACACCCTGCGGGTCCGCGGAGCGGCCCACCGCCTGCGGCTGCGCTTCGATGGCGTCCGCTCGCGCACCGGCGACGAGCGCTACCTCACGCTCCCGCCCGGCGTCCGCTTCCCGCTAGGGGGAACGCCCGAGAACTTCGAGACGGTGGTGGTCCGTCCGCCCCTCGATCCGGATGTCGAGCAGTACTTCCTGGAGGGCCGCTACGACCGCGAGCTCGGCGAGCGCTTCCTCTGGCACGCCGGGGCGAGCTGGGACCGCAACCGGGACGCCGGCATCCGCAACCGAAACATGATCTTCGCCGGCGTCGGCAACACCTGGGCCGATCGGGAATCGCTTGCCCTGTCCACCGCCTACGGGTTCAGCTACACGACCCGCGAGGAGGAGGAGACGGACGGCTTCAAGGCGAACCGGTTCGCCGGCCTCCGCATCAACGGCGACTACCGGCAGCAACTCGGAACGATCACGACGCTCGACGGCGCCCTGACGATGAACGTCAACATGACGGATCGCTCCGACTACTCGCTCAACACGGCCAGCGGCGCTTCCGTCGCGATGACGGATCACCTTTCGCTCCGCGTCAGCCTGCAGTGGCTCTACGAGCACCAGCCGGCCCTGGAGGAGGCCGCGATCGTCGCGCGCATCGCGCTGCGCGATCCGGACGGCATACCGTCCAGCGGCGACGAACTGTTCGAGACCGTCGTCAACGGCGGCCTTACCGTGGATCTGGGCACAGGCCGACTCCGCAAGGACGGGCTGGATACGATACTGAGGACCGCGCTCGTGATCAGTTTCTGA
- a CDS encoding DUF1552 domain-containing protein yields the protein MYITGNHLSRRTVLRGMGVSLALPFLDAMAPAMAATRRTAAAPRTRFAAIEMVHGSAGSTGDGTRLHYWSPKTVGKDFEMTPILRSLEPHRDYLTVVSHTDIAPATAQTEAEAGADHTRSSAAFLTCAHAKMTEGADIYNATSADQIYAQAFGQETPLPSLQLCIEDVGSLTGACGYGYSCVYANTISWSSPTTPLPMERDPRVAFERLFGDGATPEQREARRRANASILDSILDKIDDLEMGLGATDRARLDDYLEDVREIERRIQRVEATNASAVVRELPASPIGVPDSWTDHVNLMFDLQVLAFMTDTTRVAAFKMGRDVSSRVFTEAGIETPFHSLSHHGNRPDRLAEFAKLNAFHVDQVAHFIQRLKETPDGDGNLLDQSLVLYGSPMGDGSVHNHLRVPLFLAGHANGQFKGNHHLLCADGTPMANALLTVLRRLGVDADSIGDSTGELDL from the coding sequence ATGTACATCACCGGTAATCACCTGTCGCGCCGCACCGTGCTGCGGGGAATGGGCGTATCGCTCGCCCTGCCGTTCCTCGACGCGATGGCCCCGGCGATGGCGGCCACGCGCCGCACCGCCGCCGCGCCCCGCACCCGGTTCGCCGCCATCGAGATGGTGCACGGCAGCGCGGGCAGCACCGGCGACGGCACGCGCCTCCACTACTGGTCGCCCAAGACGGTCGGCAAGGACTTCGAGATGACGCCGATCCTCCGGTCGCTAGAGCCGCACCGCGACTACCTGACCGTCGTCAGCCACACAGACATCGCCCCGGCGACGGCGCAGACCGAAGCCGAGGCGGGGGCGGACCACACGCGGTCGTCGGCCGCCTTCCTCACGTGCGCGCACGCGAAGATGACCGAGGGGGCGGACATCTACAACGCCACGTCGGCGGATCAGATCTACGCGCAGGCTTTCGGCCAAGAGACGCCGCTGCCGTCGCTTCAGCTCTGCATCGAGGACGTCGGCTCCCTGACCGGGGCCTGCGGCTACGGCTACAGTTGCGTCTACGCCAACACGATTTCGTGGTCGTCGCCGACCACCCCGCTCCCGATGGAGCGCGACCCGCGCGTCGCCTTCGAACGGCTGTTCGGCGACGGGGCGACGCCGGAGCAACGCGAGGCGCGGCGCCGCGCGAACGCCTCCATCCTCGACTCCATCCTGGACAAGATCGACGACCTCGAGATGGGCCTCGGGGCCACCGACCGGGCTCGCCTGGACGACTATCTCGAAGACGTCCGCGAGATCGAACGCCGCATTCAGCGCGTGGAAGCGACCAACGCGTCCGCCGTCGTGCGCGAGCTGCCGGCCTCGCCGATCGGCGTGCCCGACAGTTGGACCGACCACGTCAACCTGATGTTCGACCTGCAGGTGCTCGCGTTCATGACGGACACGACGCGGGTCGCCGCGTTCAAGATGGGGCGCGACGTCAGCTCGCGCGTCTTCACCGAGGCGGGCATCGAGACCCCGTTCCATTCGCTGTCGCACCACGGCAACCGGCCCGACCGGCTGGCGGAGTTCGCGAAGCTGAACGCGTTCCACGTCGACCAGGTGGCGCATTTCATTCAGCGGCTGAAGGAAACGCCCGACGGCGACGGCAACCTGCTCGACCAGTCGCTGGTCCTCTACGGCAGCCCGATGGGAGACGGCAGCGTCCACAACCACCTGCGGGTGCCGCTGTTCCTCGCTGGCCACGCGAACGGCCAGTTCAAGGGGAATCACCACCTGCTCTGCGCCGACGGCACCCCGATGGCAAACGCGCTGCTGACGGTGCTCCGCCGGCTGGGAGTCGACGCCGACAGCATCGGCGACAGCACCGGCGAGCTGGACCTCTAG
- a CDS encoding DUF1592 domain-containing protein, with protein sequence MGDDGHRARPVRRRARGGDGQHRPHLCRGPEQRPDPGVQRDDALRLVSPEHLARRGLAGLRVPERHLCERLRGLDRRQPGNAVDQAGLERQPAVRLRSRRRGAGAVPRAAPVLGRRGPELLRGRQHPGPHAEVRPEGRRELHRTDGAPRPRAPVGVPAEAVPRPAVWPVVAALLIATPATAAEATAAQAPSGQAPASAQAPADALPSGAEVDGRALLRQYCAACHNDQARTGGLTLEGVDPEHPELDPATFEQVILKLRTGMMPPEGRPRPETPVLAAFIDQLETRLDRAAAAAPNPGRPILHRLNRTEYANAVRDLFGLEIDATSLLPPDDMSQGYDNMSDVLTVSPTLLESYLTAAGRIARMTVGDPDATPSVDTYVVPQAFSQMRHVPGTPFGTRGGVAVTHNFPADGEYVFRLSFYFASIGAFFGDNIPAEGEQIEIAVNGERVALLDLDRKLRTTDVLRTEPIPIRAGPQQISAAFIQRAAGPVQDFVMPFDQALADLSTGHFPGLTGLPHLRNLGIDGPYDVTGVSETPIRLRLLTCRPRAGAPDEETACADEILSRVARRAFRRPLTDGDRTRLLRFYDEGRAAGDHEAGLRMGLQAILADPEFLFRFERTPPGVAPGENHRLTDLELAARLSFFLWSSLPDEALIDVAADGRLSDRDVLEAQVERMLADPRAESLSTNFASHWLRLQNLQDVHPDVFLYPDWDLNLSASMRRETEMLFDSIVRENRGVTDLIGADYTFVDQRLAEHYGVPNVIGNRFRRVPVTDDARRGLLGHASILSLTSLANRTSPVIRGAWVLDVLLGAPPPRPPADIPPLDENEHGEEPATMRERLAAHRASPACASCHRIMDPVGFALENFDPTGAWRTRDGGEPINPSDVLFDGTAVAGPADIRRFIERHEESFVTNFTRNLLMFALGRILEPTDMPAVREVVRQAAADEHRFSTFVMEIVTSPPFTMRRVDAEVAGAAIQP encoded by the coding sequence GTGGGGGACGATGGGCATCGAGCGCGGCCAGTTCGACGCCGTGCACGCGGTGGCGACGGACAGCATCGGCCGCATCTATGTCGCGGACCGGAACAACGACCGGATCCAGGTGTTCAACGAGACGACGCGCTCCGTCTGGTATCACCCGAACATCTCGCCCGTCGCGGCCTGGCCGGGCTTCGAGTTCCCGAACGACATCTATGCGAGCGGCTACGAGGTCTGGATCGCCGACAACCAGGAAACGCAGTTGATCAAGCTGGACTGGAACGGCAACCCGCAGTTCGCCTTCGATCTCGGCGGCGAGGGGCAGGGGCTGTTCCGCGAGCTGCACCAGTTCTCGGTCGACGCGGACCGGAACTTCTACGCGGTCGACAACATCCAGGGCCTCACGCAGAAGTTCGTCCCGAAGGAAGGCGCGAGCTTCACCGAACTGATGGGGCGCCCCGACCCCGCGCTCCGGTAGGCGTTCCGGCAGAAGCCGTGCCCCGACCTGCGGTCTGGCCAGTCGTCGCCGCGCTCCTGATCGCCACGCCGGCCACCGCCGCGGAGGCGACGGCCGCGCAGGCGCCGTCCGGACAGGCGCCGGCCAGCGCCCAAGCGCCGGCCGACGCACTACCGTCGGGGGCGGAAGTGGACGGGCGCGCCTTGTTGCGGCAGTACTGCGCCGCCTGCCATAACGACCAGGCCCGCACCGGGGGCCTGACCCTCGAGGGGGTCGATCCGGAGCATCCGGAGCTCGACCCCGCCACGTTCGAGCAGGTAATCCTCAAGCTGCGGACCGGCATGATGCCGCCCGAGGGCCGCCCGCGCCCGGAGACGCCCGTCCTCGCCGCGTTCATCGATCAGCTCGAGACACGCCTGGACCGTGCCGCGGCGGCGGCGCCCAACCCGGGGCGGCCCATCCTCCACCGGCTGAACCGGACCGAGTACGCCAACGCGGTCCGCGACCTGTTCGGGCTGGAGATCGACGCGACGTCGCTCCTGCCGCCCGACGACATGAGCCAGGGCTACGACAACATGTCCGACGTCCTGACCGTCTCGCCGACGCTGCTCGAGAGCTATCTGACCGCCGCCGGCCGGATCGCCCGGATGACGGTGGGCGACCCGGACGCCACGCCGTCGGTCGACACCTACGTCGTCCCACAGGCGTTCTCGCAGATGCGGCACGTCCCCGGCACGCCGTTCGGCACCCGCGGCGGCGTCGCCGTCACCCACAACTTCCCCGCCGACGGCGAGTACGTCTTCCGGCTGTCGTTCTACTTCGCCAGCATCGGCGCGTTCTTCGGCGACAACATCCCGGCCGAAGGAGAACAGATTGAGATCGCGGTGAACGGCGAGCGGGTGGCCCTGCTGGACCTCGACCGCAAGCTGCGGACGACCGACGTGCTCCGGACCGAGCCGATCCCGATCCGCGCCGGCCCGCAGCAGATCTCCGCCGCGTTCATTCAGCGCGCCGCCGGCCCCGTGCAGGACTTCGTGATGCCGTTCGATCAGGCCCTGGCCGACCTGTCGACCGGGCATTTCCCCGGGCTGACGGGGCTGCCGCACCTCCGGAACCTGGGCATCGACGGGCCGTACGACGTGACCGGGGTCAGCGAGACGCCGATCCGCCTGCGGCTTCTGACGTGCCGGCCGCGCGCCGGCGCGCCCGACGAGGAAACGGCGTGCGCGGACGAGATCCTCTCGCGCGTGGCCCGCCGCGCCTTCCGCCGACCGCTCACCGACGGCGATCGCACGCGCCTGCTGCGCTTCTACGACGAGGGACGCGCCGCCGGCGACCACGAGGCGGGCCTCCGGATGGGGCTGCAGGCGATTCTCGCCGACCCCGAGTTCCTGTTCCGTTTCGAGCGGACCCCGCCGGGAGTCGCGCCGGGCGAGAACCACCGGCTGACCGACCTGGAACTGGCGGCGCGACTGTCGTTCTTCCTCTGGAGCAGCCTTCCGGACGAAGCGCTGATCGACGTGGCGGCGGACGGACGGCTGTCGGACCGCGACGTGCTCGAGGCGCAGGTGGAGCGGATGCTGGCCGACCCGCGCGCCGAATCGCTCTCGACCAACTTCGCGTCGCACTGGCTGCGGCTGCAGAACCTGCAGGACGTGCATCCGGACGTCTTCCTCTATCCGGACTGGGACCTGAACCTGAGCGCGTCGATGCGGCGCGAGACGGAGATGCTGTTCGACAGCATCGTCCGCGAGAACCGCGGCGTGACGGACCTGATCGGCGCCGACTACACCTTCGTCGATCAGCGCCTGGCCGAGCACTACGGCGTGCCGAACGTCATCGGTAACCGGTTCCGCCGCGTCCCGGTGACCGACGACGCGCGCCGCGGCCTCCTCGGCCATGCCAGCATCCTGAGCCTCACGTCGCTCGCCAACCGGACGTCACCGGTAATCCGGGGCGCCTGGGTACTCGACGTGCTGCTGGGCGCGCCGCCGCCCCGCCCCCCGGCGGACATCCCGCCGCTCGACGAGAACGAGCACGGCGAAGAGCCCGCGACGATGCGCGAGCGGCTCGCCGCGCACCGGGCCAGCCCCGCCTGCGCGTCGTGCCATCGCATCATGGACCCGGTCGGCTTCGCCCTCGAGAACTTCGACCCGACCGGCGCATGGCGGACGCGCGACGGCGGTGAGCCGATCAATCCGAGCGACGTGCTGTTCGACGGCACCGCGGTCGCCGGTCCGGCCGACATCCGCCGCTTTATCGAGCGCCATGAAGAGAGCTTCGTCACCAACTTCACGCGCAACCTGCTGATGTTCGCGCTCGGGCGGATCCTGGAACCGACCGACATGCCGGCGGTCCGGGAGGTGGTTCGGCAGGCGGCGGCGGACGAGCACCGGTTCTCGACGTTCGTCATGGAGATCGTCACCAGCCCGCCCTTCACGATGCGGCGCGTGGACGCGGAAGTTGCCGGGGCGGCGATTCAGCCGTAG
- a CDS encoding hydroxyacylglutathione hydrolase: MTLIFEQVRTGGDRNFGYLLGDRDAGAAVLIDPSPEPTALAERAAAQGLAVTHIVNTHGHPDHTGGNAEALRLTGAPAVAAHPDCPIGPSVPLPDGASLPVGSFVLECLHVPGHCADHLTLYEPTRRLLFTGDLIFVGKVGGTKTAADAAAEWDSLRRVLEHYPDEATIWPGHDYGVRPSSTLALEKETNPFLRCRDFDAFRALKQDWPQYKAQLGLK; encoded by the coding sequence ATGACGCTCATTTTTGAACAGGTCCGGACCGGGGGCGACCGGAACTTCGGCTACCTGCTCGGCGACCGGGACGCCGGCGCGGCGGTTCTCATCGACCCGTCCCCGGAGCCAACCGCGCTGGCGGAGCGTGCGGCGGCGCAGGGCCTCGCGGTGACGCACATCGTCAACACGCACGGCCATCCGGACCACACCGGCGGCAACGCGGAGGCGCTGCGCCTGACCGGCGCACCGGCCGTCGCCGCGCACCCCGACTGCCCGATTGGCCCGTCCGTCCCGCTCCCGGACGGCGCCAGCCTGCCTGTCGGCTCGTTCGTCCTCGAATGCCTTCACGTGCCCGGTCATTGCGCCGACCACCTGACCCTGTACGAGCCGACGCGCCGCCTGCTCTTCACGGGAGACCTGATCTTCGTCGGCAAGGTGGGGGGCACGAAGACCGCTGCCGACGCGGCGGCCGAGTGGGACAGCCTCCGTCGCGTGCTGGAACACTATCCCGACGAGGCGACCATCTGGCCCGGCCACGACTACGGCGTCCGGCCCAGCTCCACGCTCGCCCTGGAGAAGGAGACCAACCCCTTCCTGCGCTGCCGGGACTTCGACGCCTTTCGGGCGCTCAAGCAGGACTGGCCGCAGTACAAGGCCCAGCTCGGGCTGAAGTAA
- a CDS encoding DUF1552 domain-containing protein, whose amino-acid sequence MFITKTHLPRRTVLRGLGATIALPLLDGMVPALTALQRTAAAPIRRFGVFYVPNGMSMPYWFPKTEGPIDELPPTLSSLQPFKDRVLLCGGLDDEAANLVKGGGDHARSAGTFLTCVPFKITSGADVFAAVSMDQLAARELSKETQIASLELGIESNAMVGNCDGGASCAYTNTIAWRTPTTPLPIENDPRAVFERLFGTSGSTDPAARMERLRRDRSILDAVGSELKDLERVIGPGDRVKLDEYTDALRDVERRIQMAEDQSARELPVVDQPVGVPNDYAEHARLMMDLLALAYQTDLTRISTFMLAREVSGRAYPEIGVPDSHHPLSHHQDEPAKLERLHKINQHQFAQFAYLVEKMANLQEGDGSMLDSTLFLYGTGISDSNTHFHDDLPIALVGGKAAGIHGGRYIRYADDTPLANLHMTILEMLGVPQETFGDGTGNLPRLTV is encoded by the coding sequence ATGTTCATCACGAAGACGCACCTGCCACGACGCACCGTGCTGCGCGGACTCGGCGCGACGATCGCGCTGCCCCTGCTCGACGGGATGGTCCCGGCGCTCACCGCGCTGCAGCGCACCGCGGCCGCGCCGATCCGCCGCTTCGGCGTCTTCTACGTGCCGAACGGCATGTCGATGCCGTACTGGTTCCCCAAGACGGAGGGACCGATCGACGAGTTGCCGCCGACCCTCTCCTCGCTGCAGCCGTTCAAGGACCGCGTCCTGCTGTGCGGCGGGCTCGACGACGAAGCCGCCAACCTGGTGAAGGGCGGCGGCGACCACGCCCGCTCCGCCGGCACCTTCCTCACCTGCGTACCGTTCAAGATCACGAGCGGGGCCGACGTCTTCGCCGCCGTTTCGATGGATCAGCTCGCCGCGCGCGAGCTGTCGAAGGAAACCCAGATCGCCTCGCTGGAGCTCGGCATCGAGTCGAACGCCATGGTCGGCAACTGCGACGGGGGCGCGAGCTGCGCCTACACCAACACCATCGCGTGGCGGACGCCGACGACGCCGCTGCCGATCGAGAACGATCCGCGCGCAGTCTTCGAGCGGCTGTTCGGGACGAGCGGCAGCACCGACCCCGCCGCCCGGATGGAGCGCCTGCGGCGCGACCGGAGCATCCTGGACGCGGTCGGAAGCGAGCTGAAGGATCTGGAGCGCGTCATCGGCCCGGGCGACCGGGTCAAGCTGGACGAGTACACCGACGCCCTGCGCGACGTCGAGCGCCGTATCCAGATGGCGGAGGATCAGAGCGCGCGGGAGCTACCGGTCGTGGATCAGCCGGTCGGCGTCCCGAACGACTATGCCGAGCATGCGCGGTTGATGATGGACCTGCTCGCCCTCGCCTATCAGACCGACCTGACGCGCATCTCGACGTTCATGCTCGCCCGCGAGGTGAGCGGCCGCGCCTATCCGGAGATCGGCGTCCCCGACTCGCACCACCCGCTGTCACACCATCAGGACGAGCCGGCCAAACTGGAGCGGCTCCACAAGATCAACCAGCACCAGTTCGCGCAGTTCGCCTACCTCGTGGAGAAGATGGCCAACCTGCAGGAGGGCGACGGCTCGATGCTCGACTCGACCCTCTTCCTCTACGGCACCGGCATCAGCGACAGCAACACGCACTTCCACGATGATCTGCCGATCGCGCTCGTCGGCGGCAAGGCGGCCGGCATCCACGGCGGGCGCTACATCCGCTACGCCGACGACACGCCGCTCGCCAACCTGCACATGACGATCCTCGAGATGCTGGGCGTCCCGCAGGAGACGTTTGGCGACGGTACCGGCAACCTGCCGCGCCTCACCGTCTAG